One window of Mastacembelus armatus chromosome 20, fMasArm1.2, whole genome shotgun sequence genomic DNA carries:
- the LOC113121418 gene encoding mannose-specific lectin-like produces the protein MSRNFLSKNEELRRGDFLMSNNGNWKAIFQDDGNFVIYGWKPVWASDTHGSDAFRLCMQADCNLVMYNKNNSPRWHTNSVRCGANMCRLQVTDDGKLVVSRENEAIWDSGTSKGMK, from the exons ATGAGCAGAAACTTCTTGTCCAAAAATGAAGAACTGCGTAGGGGAGACTTCCTGATGTCCAACAATGGAAACTGGAAGGCTATCTTTCAG GACGATGGTAACTTTGTCATCTATGGCTGGAAGCCTGTGTGGGCCTCAGACACTCACGGATCAGATGCGTTCCGCCTGTGTATGCAGGCTGACTGCAACCTGGTCATGTACAACAAGAATAACTCCCCCAGGTGGCACACCAACTCCGTCAGATGTGGAGCTAACATGTGCCGTCTTCAAGTGACCGATGATGGAAAGCTGGTGGTGAGCCGAGAAAATGAAGCTATCTGGGACTCAGGCACCTCCAAGGGCATGAAGTGA
- the LOC113121420 gene encoding lectin-like — protein sequence MSRNFLSKNEELRRGDFLMSNNGNWKAIFQDDGNFVICGWKPVWASDTHGSDAFRLCMQADCNLVMYSDSGKTRWHTNSAKSVPNMCRLQVTDDGKLVVSREYDDIWDSGMSKGMK from the exons ATGAGCAGAAACTTCTTGTCCAAAAATGAAGAACTGCGTAGGGGAGACTTCCTGATGTCTAACAATGGAAACTGGAAGGCTATCTTTCAG GACGATGGTAACTTTGTCATCTGTGGCTGGAAGCCTGTGTGGGCCTCAGACACTCACGGATCAGATGCGTTCCGCCTGTGTATGCAGGCTGACTGCAACCTGGTCATGTACAGCGACAGCGGCAAAACCAGGTGGCACACCAACTCTGCCAAATCTGTACCTAACATGTGCCGTCTTCAAGTGACCGATGATGGAAAGCTGGTGGTGAGCCGAGAATATGATGATATCTGGGACTCAGGCATGTCCAAGGGCATGAAGTGA
- the LOC113121419 gene encoding mannose-specific lectin-like produces the protein MSRNFLSKNEELRRGDFLMSNNGNWKAIFQDDGNFVIYGWKPVWASDTDGSDAIRLCMQADCNLVMYNKKDNPTWHTNSAKSVPNMCRLRLTDDGKLVVSREYDDIWDSGMSKGMK, from the exons ATGAGCAGAAACTTCTTGTCCAAAAATGAAGAACTGCGTAGGGGAGACTTCCTGATGTCCAACAATGGAAACTGGAAGGCTATCTTTCAG GACGATGGTAACTTTGTCATCTATGGCTGGAAGCCTGTGTGGGCCTCAGACACTGACGGATCAGATGCGATCCGCCTGTGTATGCAGGCTGACTGCAACTTGGTCATGTACAACAAGAAAGACAACCCCACGTGGCACACCAACTCTGCCAAATCTGTACCTAACATGTGCCGTCTTCGACTGACCGATGATGGAAAGCTGGTGGTGAGCCGAGAATATGATGATATCTGGGACTCAGGCATGTCCAAGGGCATGAAGTGA